The following coding sequences lie in one Actinomycetota bacterium genomic window:
- a CDS encoding V-type ATP synthase subunit D: protein MLANVSATRMELLRLKNRLNLARRGHKLLKDKQDELMRQLLEIIDEVKESRLTIEREFQSILASFTLAKAKMGPGQAEEALHSPTKKISLSVEKKNLMSVKVPIYQREVEGQIIPYGYLNTSGSMDQALINFDKFLDQLLNLAEKEKTVQLMADEIEETRRRVNALEYKMIPELAESIKYITMKLAENELSNTVRLMKLKDIVRSH, encoded by the coding sequence ATGCTGGCTAATGTAAGTGCCACCCGGATGGAACTGCTGAGGCTCAAGAATAGGCTAAACCTGGCCCGTAGAGGCCATAAACTGCTAAAAGACAAGCAGGATGAGCTTATGCGCCAGCTTTTAGAGATCATAGATGAAGTTAAGGAATCCAGGCTTACCATTGAAAGAGAATTTCAGTCAATCCTGGCCAGTTTTACCCTGGCTAAAGCCAAAATGGGACCGGGGCAGGCTGAAGAAGCACTGCATTCACCCACTAAAAAAATATCTCTGTCAGTAGAAAAAAAGAACTTGATGAGCGTAAAGGTTCCCATTTACCAAAGAGAGGTAGAAGGCCAGATTATTCCCTATGGATACCTCAATACCTCAGGGTCCATGGACCAGGCCTTGATTAATTTTGACAAATTCCTAGATCAGCTGTTAAACCTGGCTGAAAAAGAAAAAACAGTACAGCTTATGGCAGATGAGATAGAAGAAACCAGAAGAAGAGTAAACGCCCTGGAATACAAGATGATCCCTGAACTGGCAGAAAGCATTAAATACATAACCATGAAACTGGCTGAAAATGAGCTATCCAACACAGTAAGGCTGATGAAACTAAAAGATATTGTTAGAAGCCATTAA
- a CDS encoding V-type ATP synthase subunit A translates to MDNNNIGRIVKVAGPLVIAENMSGSKMYDVVYVSEHRLMGEIIELKGDQASIQVYEETGGVGVGEPVYLTGEPLTVELGPGIMEAIYDGIQRPLDVIYKQAGDFITRGLQVKALDRKKKWDFIPLAKEGDKASYGQFLGYVQETPLIKHYIMVPAGVEGQVKEIKAGSFTIEETVAVLDTKEGKAELTMMQRWPVRQSRPFCQKLAPEEPLYTGQRVIDTFFPIAKGGTACVPGPFGSGKTVIQHQLAKWAHAEVIVYIGCGERGNEMTDVLLEFPELKDPASGQPLMKRTVLIANTSNMPVAAREASVYTGITIAEYFRDMGYSVALMADSTSRWAEAMREISGRLEEMPGEEGYPAYLGSKIASFYERAGRVRCLSNDRDRVGALSVIGAVSPPGGDLSDPVVQATLRVVKVFWSLEAGLAYARHFPAISWLNSYSLYLDNLKDHIDQEVGEDFLNLQAEAMRILEEESELEEVVRLVGVDALSAGDRLTLLVARIFREDFLHQNAFHDIDSSASIEKQYKMLKAIDYFHNQARDYIGRGAEIDAVEGMEVLDKIARMRYLKEEDIQNIDQINNEIDTEFSSLIGE, encoded by the coding sequence ATGGATAATAATAATATTGGCAGGATAGTAAAAGTGGCCGGTCCGCTGGTAATAGCGGAAAATATGTCCGGCTCCAAAATGTATGACGTGGTGTATGTTTCAGAACACAGGCTGATGGGAGAAATCATTGAGCTTAAAGGAGACCAGGCTTCTATACAGGTATATGAAGAAACCGGAGGCGTAGGGGTGGGAGAACCGGTATATCTTACCGGGGAACCCCTGACCGTAGAGCTGGGCCCTGGTATAATGGAAGCTATCTATGACGGAATCCAGCGGCCCCTGGATGTCATTTACAAGCAGGCAGGAGACTTTATTACCAGGGGCCTGCAGGTAAAAGCATTGGACCGCAAAAAGAAATGGGATTTTATCCCCCTGGCCAAAGAGGGAGATAAGGCCAGCTACGGCCAGTTTTTAGGGTATGTCCAGGAGACTCCCCTAATCAAGCACTATATTATGGTACCGGCAGGCGTAGAGGGCCAGGTAAAAGAAATAAAAGCAGGAAGCTTTACCATTGAGGAAACGGTAGCGGTGCTAGATACCAAGGAAGGCAAAGCAGAGCTTACCATGATGCAGCGTTGGCCGGTAAGGCAATCCAGGCCTTTCTGCCAGAAGCTGGCTCCTGAAGAACCCTTGTACACCGGCCAGAGGGTAATTGATACCTTCTTCCCTATAGCCAAGGGAGGAACCGCCTGCGTGCCGGGGCCATTTGGATCAGGCAAGACAGTTATACAGCACCAGCTGGCTAAATGGGCGCATGCTGAAGTAATTGTATATATAGGCTGCGGTGAGCGGGGCAACGAGATGACTGACGTATTGCTGGAATTCCCCGAACTAAAAGATCCGGCCAGCGGCCAGCCTTTGATGAAACGAACCGTACTTATAGCCAATACCTCCAATATGCCGGTAGCAGCCAGGGAGGCCTCAGTTTATACCGGTATCACCATCGCCGAATACTTCCGTGATATGGGCTACTCGGTAGCCCTGATGGCTGATTCCACTTCCCGATGGGCGGAAGCCATGAGGGAAATATCAGGAAGGCTGGAAGAGATGCCCGGTGAAGAGGGCTATCCTGCTTACCTGGGTTCCAAGATTGCGTCCTTTTATGAAAGGGCAGGACGGGTAAGATGCCTGTCTAATGATAGAGACAGGGTGGGAGCCCTATCGGTTATAGGGGCAGTATCACCTCCGGGGGGAGATTTATCAGACCCGGTAGTGCAGGCTACTTTAAGGGTGGTAAAGGTGTTCTGGTCTTTGGAGGCAGGACTGGCCTATGCCCGGCATTTTCCCGCCATATCCTGGCTTAACTCCTATTCCTTGTACCTGGATAATTTAAAAGACCATATTGACCAGGAGGTAGGGGAAGACTTCTTGAACTTGCAGGCGGAAGCCATGAGAATACTGGAAGAAGAGTCAGAGCTGGAAGAGGTAGTTAGGCTGGTAGGAGTGGACGCCCTTTCCGCAGGGGACCGGCTGACCTTGCTGGTAGCCAGGATATTCAGGGAAGATTTCCTCCACCAGAATGCTTTCCACGATATTGATTCCTCCGCTTCCATAGAGAAACAGTACAAGATGCTGAAAGCCATAGATTACTTCCATAACCAGGCCCGTGATTATATTGGGAGAGGCGCGGAAATAGATGCTGTAGAAGGCATGGAAGTTTTGGACAAAATTGCCAGAATGAGGTATCTAAAAGAAGAAGATATCCAGAATATCGATCAGATAAATAATGAAATTGACACTGAATTCTCATCTTTGATAGGGGAGTAA
- a CDS encoding V-type ATP synthase subunit B: MQKDYKGISNISGPLMLVEGVEGVKYGELAEIRLADGSVRNGQVLEVEYDKALVQVFEGTTGIDAKNTKTRFLGRGIEMYLSPDILGKIFTGLGKPKTDSDRIIPEKKLDINGSPINPYARDYPDEFIQTGISAIDGLNTLVRGQKLPIFSGSGLPHNKMAAQIARQATVLGKQEAFAVVFVAMGITFEESEFFIQDFKKTGALSRSVLILNLADDPAIERLATPKVGLTCAEYLAFEKNMHVLVILTDMTNYCEALREVSASRKEIPGRRGYPGYLYTDLSTIYERAGKIKGKEGSITMIPILTMPEDDKTHPIPDLTGYITEGQIILSRSLNKKKVSPPVDALPSLSRLKDKGIGEGKTREDHADMFNQLYAAYARGKEVQELAVILGEAALTDIDKIYYKFADEFEKKYISQGEYDNRTIEQTLDLGWQLLSIFPRDRLKRIRDEYLDKYLPRFKKEKQKEEVS; the protein is encoded by the coding sequence ATGCAAAAAGATTATAAAGGGATTTCAAATATTTCCGGCCCGCTGATGCTGGTAGAAGGAGTAGAAGGCGTTAAATACGGGGAGCTGGCAGAAATCAGGCTGGCTGACGGCAGCGTTAGGAACGGGCAGGTATTGGAAGTAGAATATGACAAAGCACTGGTTCAGGTATTTGAGGGAACCACCGGCATTGATGCCAAGAACACCAAGACCAGATTTTTAGGCAGGGGAATTGAGATGTATCTTTCCCCAGATATATTGGGCAAGATATTTACCGGGCTGGGCAAACCTAAAACTGACAGCGACCGAATAATACCGGAGAAAAAACTGGACATAAACGGTTCCCCCATAAACCCTTATGCCCGTGATTACCCGGACGAGTTTATTCAGACCGGTATTTCTGCCATAGATGGGCTTAACACCTTGGTAAGGGGACAAAAACTGCCTATCTTCTCAGGCTCAGGACTGCCCCATAACAAGATGGCAGCCCAGATAGCCAGGCAGGCTACAGTTTTGGGCAAACAGGAGGCTTTTGCTGTAGTATTTGTAGCCATGGGAATAACCTTTGAGGAATCAGAATTCTTCATCCAGGACTTTAAAAAGACAGGCGCCCTTTCCCGTTCAGTGCTGATATTGAACCTGGCTGATGACCCCGCTATTGAAAGACTGGCTACTCCCAAGGTAGGGCTAACCTGCGCAGAATATTTGGCCTTTGAGAAAAATATGCACGTACTGGTAATCCTTACCGACATGACCAACTATTGTGAAGCCTTAAGGGAAGTATCTGCTTCCCGTAAGGAGATACCGGGAAGGCGTGGTTATCCTGGATACCTCTACACTGACCTTTCCACCATTTATGAAAGGGCTGGAAAAATAAAGGGCAAGGAAGGCTCTATAACCATGATCCCTATCCTTACCATGCCTGAAGATGATAAAACCCATCCCATACCTGACCTGACCGGCTATATTACTGAAGGCCAGATAATTCTTTCCCGTTCACTTAACAAGAAAAAAGTATCACCTCCCGTAGATGCCCTCCCCTCCCTTTCCAGGTTAAAAGATAAGGGTATCGGCGAAGGCAAGACCAGGGAAGATCATGCTGACATGTTCAACCAGCTGTATGCAGCTTATGCCCGGGGCAAAGAAGTACAGGAACTGGCAGTAATACTGGGAGAGGCAGCCCTTACTGATATTGATAAGATCTACTATAAATTTGCTGATGAATTTGAGAAAAAATATATCTCTCAGGGAGAATACGATAACAGGACCATAGAGCAGACTTTGGATTTAGGCTGGCAGCTGCTGTCCATATTCCCCCGGGACAGGCTGAAGAGAATCAGGGATGAATACCTGGATAAATACCTGCCGCGATTTAAAAAAGAAAAGCAAAAAGAAGAGGTAAGCTGA
- a CDS encoding V-type ATPase subunit, whose product MQAIDFELKDDSYYLFATAELVSREKEFIDDNKLKRLVFSPNVVELSKILRETYYSKYAEQLEEGTGFDRVATQEFEQMASYLSSRLKPQHTETIDLLLIKEQIHNYKVILKALSAGTSLEDLFITIGASYQQLLAAAKTGKGTETGSLEQYMVDKIRQLQQEGQREAELDLEKFFLEELASRVKQMNNRMLTRYLEHSIDMYNIKNIYRHWLTGDKSEIDRILIDEGLLDKKFYLQVKKEGIEGLFKQLEKTFYAPLVTKGSQLLLEHKDYSITEKNEDIFYRIFFDPVKYTVSNLEKIFDFFLRKKIEIKTLNLIYSGVLFDMDKDQIRHEVLILDEDQNRSNW is encoded by the coding sequence TTGCAGGCAATAGACTTCGAATTAAAAGATGACAGTTATTACTTGTTTGCTACCGCTGAACTTGTTTCCAGGGAAAAGGAATTTATTGATGATAACAAGTTAAAAAGGCTTGTTTTTAGCCCCAACGTGGTGGAGCTATCCAAGATTTTACGGGAGACCTATTATTCCAAATATGCTGAACAGCTGGAAGAAGGTACTGGTTTTGACCGGGTGGCAACCCAGGAATTTGAGCAAATGGCTTCATACCTGTCTTCACGTTTAAAACCCCAGCATACCGAAACCATAGATCTTTTACTAATAAAGGAGCAGATACACAACTACAAAGTCATCCTGAAGGCCCTGTCTGCAGGGACCAGCCTGGAAGACCTGTTTATAACCATAGGCGCTTCCTACCAGCAGCTGCTGGCAGCAGCTAAAACTGGAAAGGGCACAGAAACGGGATCCCTGGAACAATACATGGTAGATAAAATCAGGCAGCTGCAGCAGGAAGGTCAACGGGAAGCTGAGCTTGATTTGGAAAAATTTTTTTTGGAAGAATTAGCCTCAAGGGTAAAGCAGATGAATAACCGGATGCTTACCCGCTACCTGGAGCACAGTATTGATATGTACAATATTAAAAATATTTACCGCCACTGGCTTACCGGTGATAAATCAGAAATAGACCGTATCCTTATAGATGAAGGACTGCTGGATAAAAAGTTTTACCTGCAGGTAAAAAAGGAAGGCATTGAGGGTTTATTTAAGCAGCTGGAAAAAACTTTTTATGCGCCTTTGGTCACTAAAGGAAGCCAGCTGCTGTTAGAACATAAGGATTATTCCATAACTGAAAAGAATGAAGACATATTTTACCGGATATTTTTTGACCCGGTAAAATATACGGTATCCAACCTGGAAAAGATTTTTGATTTTTTCCTAAGAAAAAAAATTGAAATAAAGACATTGAATTTAATTTATTCCGGTGTACTTTTTGATATGGATAAAGACCAGATAAGACATGAGGTATTGATTCTAGATGAAGACCAAAATCGCAGCAATTGGTGA
- a CDS encoding V-type ATP synthase subunit F — protein MKTKIAAIGENDIMLIFKAIGADVFPVSSYSQAAPKIKQAAQEGYGVIFITETMAAQLDDIIREYSDKFLPSIVVIPGLGKRNNYAIQRLRQAIIKAVGIDVMPEK, from the coding sequence ATGAAGACCAAAATCGCAGCAATTGGTGAAAATGACATAATGCTCATATTCAAGGCCATAGGAGCGGATGTATTTCCGGTATCCAGCTACAGCCAGGCAGCCCCTAAAATAAAGCAGGCTGCCCAGGAAGGGTACGGGGTCATCTTTATAACCGAGACCATGGCTGCCCAGCTGGATGACATTATCAGGGAGTACTCGGATAAGTTTCTGCCCTCTATCGTGGTGATACCCGGATTGGGCAAGAGAAATAATTATGCAATACAAAGATTAAGGCAGGCCATCATCAAGGCTGTGGGAATAGATGTAATGCCTGAAAAATAG
- a CDS encoding L-threonylcarbamoyladenylate synthase, with the protein MEILTIKSLDDANQLAINQAANALCHGQVIILPTATLYGLSCLYDNQAALNQIYKLKQRKTSMPLIILFSKPKQLEVLIQPPLPAVKKLMDQFWFSSHPQPLTMILNKKSGLPDYITASSPHIALRYAGSRFLNQLISLTGPLTSTSATLSGQKAYPDLPAKIPKQIREEVSLIIESQQKLGGRESTIIDLTGTHPSLVREGALDYNAIIKAIGKS; encoded by the coding sequence ATGGAAATATTAACCATTAAAAGCTTAGATGATGCTAATCAACTAGCAATTAACCAGGCCGCTAATGCCTTATGTCATGGCCAGGTAATAATACTTCCCACCGCCACCCTGTACGGCCTTAGCTGCCTCTATGATAACCAGGCAGCCCTAAACCAAATCTATAAGCTCAAGCAAAGGAAAACATCAATGCCCCTTATCATATTGTTTTCCAAACCTAAACAGCTAGAGGTCCTAATTCAGCCTCCTCTGCCTGCTGTCAAAAAGCTTATGGACCAATTCTGGTTTTCATCCCATCCGCAGCCGTTAACCATGATACTTAACAAAAAAAGCGGCCTACCGGATTATATTACTGCCTCCAGTCCCCATATCGCCCTGCGCTATGCCGGATCCAGGTTCTTAAACCAGCTTATCAGCCTTACTGGTCCCCTAACCTCTACCAGCGCCACCCTGTCCGGGCAAAAAGCCTATCCTGATTTGCCGGCTAAGATTCCGAAACAAATAAGGGAGGAAGTAAGTCTTATTATAGAATCCCAACAAAAACTGGGGGGCAGGGAATCTACCATTATAGACCTGACCGGTACCCATCCCTCCTTGGTAAGGGAAGGGGCATTAGACTATAATGCTATAATAAAGGCTATAGGTAAGAGCTAA
- a CDS encoding serine hydroxymethyltransferase — MKTNNHTTNQQADEEIRAIIAKELKRQQSKLLLIASENFASQEVIKTMGSVLTNKYAEGYPQKRYYGGCEYVDEAEQLAIDRGMELFGSEYINVQPHSGVNANTAVFLAILKPGDKILSMNLMDGGHLSHGQSHNLSGKYFDIYNYSLDPETELIDYDQVMETAQKVKPKLIICGASSYSRIIDFKKFRNIADQVGAYLMADIAHIAGLIVGGVHPTSVGLADFTTGTTHKTLRGPRGGMIISSQEYASMLNSAVFPGIQGGPLMHVIAAKAVCFREALSDSFKQYAQNIVNNCKTLCSHLQEEGFRIVSGGTDNHLFLVDLSDKGITGFDATGALGSCGIVINKNLIPYDKKSPVITSGIRIGTAAVTTQGMGPEQMHQIGDIISYILHNMDNQAKLAQAKKKVEDLISQFPIYQDF, encoded by the coding sequence GTGAAGACAAATAACCATACTACAAACCAACAAGCCGATGAAGAGATTAGGGCCATAATAGCCAAAGAGCTAAAAAGGCAGCAATCCAAACTGCTGCTCATTGCTTCTGAAAACTTTGCCTCCCAGGAGGTAATTAAGACCATGGGTTCCGTGCTTACCAACAAATACGCGGAAGGATACCCCCAGAAGAGGTATTATGGCGGATGTGAATATGTAGACGAAGCTGAACAGCTGGCCATAGACCGGGGGATGGAACTGTTTGGGTCTGAATACATTAATGTACAGCCCCATAGCGGGGTTAACGCCAATACCGCTGTTTTTTTAGCCATACTGAAACCGGGAGACAAGATATTGAGCATGAACCTGATGGACGGGGGCCATCTTTCCCATGGCCAGAGCCACAACCTGTCCGGTAAATACTTTGACATATACAACTACAGCCTGGATCCCGAAACAGAATTAATAGACTACGACCAGGTAATGGAGACCGCCCAGAAAGTAAAGCCCAAACTTATAATATGCGGGGCCAGCTCCTATTCCCGGATCATAGATTTTAAAAAGTTTAGAAATATTGCCGACCAGGTAGGGGCTTATCTCATGGCAGATATAGCCCATATTGCCGGGTTAATAGTTGGAGGGGTACACCCCACCTCAGTAGGCCTGGCCGACTTTACAACCGGTACCACCCATAAGACCCTCAGAGGGCCCCGGGGAGGCATGATTATATCCAGCCAAGAATATGCTTCCATGTTAAACTCTGCCGTATTTCCCGGTATACAGGGAGGGCCCCTGATGCATGTAATAGCAGCAAAAGCGGTGTGCTTTAGGGAAGCATTGTCTGATTCTTTTAAGCAGTATGCCCAAAACATAGTAAATAACTGTAAAACCCTGTGCAGCCACCTGCAGGAAGAGGGATTCAGGATAGTATCCGGCGGTACTGACAACCACCTGTTTTTAGTAGACCTCTCTGATAAGGGCATCACCGGTTTTGATGCTACCGGAGCCCTGGGGTCCTGCGGTATTGTTATTAACAAGAACCTCATACCCTATGATAAAAAGAGCCCGGTTATAACCAGCGGTATCAGGATTGGCACCGCCGCTGTTACCACCCAGGGAATGGGCCCGGAACAGATGCATCAAATAGGAGATATAATATCCTATATACTGCATAATATGGATAATCAGGCCAAGCTGGCCCAGGCTAAGAAAAAAGTGGAAGACTTAATCAGCCAGTTTCCCATATACCAGGATTTTTAA
- a CDS encoding V-type ATPase subunit subunit G family protein yields the protein MVVVDNIIGQIKESEQQSDQIISEAKRQASAIVEKAYQDSKQLQKEAETKAKDMLQEAETKAKQDAQGELAKLEKDYEGKLAQIQKIASENQKQALDLIIKKVFN from the coding sequence ATGGTAGTAGTAGACAATATCATAGGGCAAATTAAGGAATCTGAACAACAATCAGACCAAATCATTTCCGAAGCTAAAAGGCAGGCATCGGCTATAGTGGAAAAAGCTTACCAGGACAGCAAACAGCTGCAGAAAGAAGCAGAAACCAAGGCTAAAGACATGCTGCAGGAAGCAGAAACCAAGGCTAAACAGGATGCCCAAGGCGAATTAGCTAAGCTGGAAAAAGATTATGAAGGAAAGTTAGCCCAGATTCAAAAAATTGCCTCAGAAAATCAAAAACAAGCATTAGACTTAATCATCAAAAAGGTTTTTAACTAA
- a CDS encoding V-type ATP synthase subunit I, with protein sequence MGVARLKKLLIVSHKSEQEAVLNKLQDASLVELKPYSEKLEQVETYAGASDQNISEVKKVLDLFGKYKEKKKPGEKAGKMVLNRKEYERMLSDNNFEQILKDVDSTEEELNIIASEITNLAQQIETLKQWSAYTGNLEDLGSFEQYTVRLVKTRCRERDFQQLNQDMEQAHISAQYLGCRKDESTILIAYHHAYKKEAETFLADLNFEEAELSRYSGTVSRNLERLVKSRDMHMQRQEKLMASIREARGKYDTPLTAYLNYLENNQDIENAINFGFSTDSVAFYTAWVEEDKHSQVYDLLYPFRATRVMEIEPREGETVPTSLKNKSLFRPFEIIVNLYGVPRYFEIDPTPLVSLFFAVFFGLCLTDAGYGIVLAVLSLIFAFKMKEARKFLMLMFFGGIFTIIAGALFNGWFGDLPSYLGFGQTTLNWALLGDPVNSNSGAMNFFRLALLVGIIQIIFGLLIKFFDCLRQKDWGGAFFDALPWVLIVVSLVIILLSTQMAVGMQLVDEPLFPSSISGYLVWLILPSALVIILFSARDEKSWGFRLFMGFLNLTIVNGLTSYLGDSLSYIRLMALGLVTAGIGVAINKIAFQMGNIPVIGIVVTIIILVFGHFANLAINVLGGFVHTLRLQYVEFFQKFYKGGGRPMEILKNKNNYISIVDE encoded by the coding sequence ATGGGCGTAGCAAGGCTTAAAAAGCTGTTAATTGTTTCGCATAAGTCTGAACAGGAAGCAGTGCTAAACAAACTGCAGGATGCTTCACTGGTGGAACTTAAACCCTACTCCGAAAAACTGGAGCAGGTAGAAACCTATGCCGGGGCCAGCGACCAGAACATCAGTGAAGTGAAAAAGGTTTTAGACCTGTTTGGCAAATACAAAGAAAAGAAAAAACCGGGTGAAAAAGCAGGCAAAATGGTGCTTAACCGCAAGGAATATGAAAGGATGCTTTCCGATAATAATTTTGAGCAGATACTAAAAGATGTGGATAGCACCGAGGAAGAACTTAATATCATAGCTTCTGAGATTACTAATTTAGCCCAGCAGATAGAAACTTTAAAGCAATGGTCAGCCTATACTGGAAACCTGGAAGATTTAGGCAGTTTTGAACAATATACAGTTAGACTAGTAAAGACCAGGTGCCGGGAAAGGGATTTTCAGCAGCTTAACCAGGATATGGAGCAAGCCCATATATCAGCCCAGTACCTGGGATGCCGCAAGGATGAATCTACAATCCTTATTGCCTACCACCATGCCTACAAAAAAGAAGCGGAAACCTTTTTAGCCGATCTTAATTTTGAAGAAGCTGAACTTTCCAGATACAGCGGCACTGTAAGCAGAAACCTGGAAAGGCTGGTAAAATCCAGGGATATGCATATGCAGAGGCAGGAGAAATTAATGGCTTCTATCCGGGAAGCCCGGGGGAAATATGATACTCCCCTTACTGCTTACTTAAATTATCTAGAAAATAACCAGGATATTGAAAATGCCATAAATTTTGGTTTTTCTACTGATTCGGTAGCTTTTTATACCGCCTGGGTAGAGGAAGACAAGCACAGCCAGGTTTATGACCTGCTGTATCCCTTCCGGGCCACCCGGGTAATGGAAATCGAGCCTAGGGAAGGGGAAACCGTGCCCACTTCCCTAAAGAATAAATCCCTGTTTAGGCCTTTTGAAATAATCGTTAACCTGTACGGGGTGCCCCGTTATTTTGAAATCGACCCCACTCCCCTGGTATCTTTGTTTTTTGCCGTTTTTTTCGGGCTGTGCTTAACAGATGCCGGATACGGTATTGTGCTGGCCGTGCTTTCCTTGATATTTGCCTTCAAAATGAAGGAAGCCCGTAAATTCTTAATGCTTATGTTTTTTGGGGGAATATTTACAATAATAGCCGGAGCCCTGTTTAACGGCTGGTTTGGCGACCTTCCTTCCTATCTGGGCTTTGGACAAACGACACTTAACTGGGCCTTGCTGGGAGATCCGGTTAACAGCAACAGCGGCGCCATGAACTTTTTCCGTCTAGCCCTACTGGTAGGAATTATACAGATCATATTTGGACTGCTGATAAAATTCTTTGACTGCCTGAGACAAAAGGACTGGGGGGGAGCTTTTTTTGATGCCCTTCCCTGGGTGCTGATTGTAGTTTCCCTCGTAATCATACTGCTTTCTACCCAGATGGCGGTAGGCATGCAGCTGGTGGATGAACCTTTATTCCCTTCCAGTATAAGCGGCTATTTGGTTTGGCTGATTCTTCCCTCCGCCCTGGTAATTATATTGTTCTCAGCCAGGGATGAAAAAAGCTGGGGTTTCAGGCTGTTTATGGGATTCTTGAATTTAACTATAGTAAACGGCCTTACCTCTTACCTGGGAGATTCCCTGTCCTATATCAGGCTAATGGCCCTGGGACTGGTTACTGCCGGTATCGGGGTAGCCATAAACAAGATTGCCTTCCAGATGGGTAATATACCAGTAATAGGCATAGTGGTTACCATCATTATTTTAGTTTTTGGCCACTTTGCCAACCTGGCCATAAATGTGCTAGGAGGATTTGTGCACACTTTAAGGCTTCAATATGTGGAGTTCTTCCAGAAGTTTTATAAGGGCGGCGGAAGGCCTATGGAAATTTTGAAAAATAAAAATAATTACATATCAATAGTTGATGAATAA
- a CDS encoding V-type ATP synthase subunit K has protein sequence MMELSLGTILAIAGAGIAAIMAGIGSVLGISYPGRAAAAVISEDPSKFGSLFLLVVLPGTQGFYGFVAAFLIIGNIADVVNASQGWQLFFAALPIAFTGLLSGIHQGKVCAAGVNLVAKRADQGMKGVIFAAMVETYAVLGLLVTFFLINSIQF, from the coding sequence ATGATGGAATTATCATTGGGTACCATTCTGGCAATCGCGGGAGCAGGAATTGCCGCCATAATGGCAGGAATAGGCTCTGTATTGGGAATAAGTTATCCCGGCAGGGCAGCTGCAGCGGTAATATCTGAAGATCCTTCTAAGTTCGGAAGCCTGTTTTTGCTGGTGGTTCTCCCCGGAACCCAGGGATTTTATGGTTTCGTAGCAGCATTTCTAATTATCGGCAATATAGCAGACGTAGTTAACGCATCCCAGGGATGGCAGTTGTTTTTTGCTGCTCTTCCTATTGCTTTTACCGGCCTGCTGTCCGGAATACATCAGGGCAAGGTATGCGCCGCTGGCGTAAACCTCGTAGCCAAAAGAGCAGACCAGGGTATGAAGGGCGTAATCTTTGCTGCTATGGTAGAGACCTACGCTGTGTTAGGTTTGCTGGTTACTTTCTTCTTGATAAACTCTATCCAGTTTTAA
- the rpiB gene encoding ribose 5-phosphate isomerase B, which yields MKIVIGSDHAGTQLKSYLVDIAQKLGHQVNDIGTFGSQSADYPDIAYTAACQVTTGLADTAVLICGTGIGMSLAANKVKGIRAAVCWNQQTAELARKHNDANILCLGARIMGKQACKKIMETFLSAVPSSQDRHGRRVAKIMNIEERICTGEDK from the coding sequence GTGAAAATAGTTATTGGGTCTGATCATGCTGGCACTCAACTAAAATCATACCTGGTGGATATAGCCCAAAAGCTGGGACATCAGGTAAATGATATCGGTACTTTCGGAAGCCAGAGTGCAGATTATCCAGATATTGCCTATACCGCGGCCTGCCAGGTAACCACAGGACTGGCAGATACAGCCGTCCTTATATGCGGCACCGGTATAGGAATGAGCCTGGCTGCCAATAAGGTAAAAGGCATAAGGGCTGCTGTATGCTGGAATCAGCAGACGGCAGAGCTGGCCAGGAAACATAATGATGCCAACATATTATGCCTGGGAGCCAGAATAATGGGCAAACAGGCCTGTAAAAAAATAATGGAAACCTTCCTTTCTGCTGTACCCAGCAGCCAGGACAGGCACGGCCGGAGGGTAGCCAAAATAATGAATATTGAAGAAAGGATTTGCACTGGTGAAGACAAATAA